Below is a window of Defluviimonas sp. SAOS-178_SWC DNA.
TCGTTCGCCTTGATCGCGCGCGCGATCTTGCCGGCCGTGGCCCGGCCGTCCGCGAAGGCGAGCGTTTCGGCGGCCCCGCGAAGGACCGCCGCTTCGGATTGAGTCAGAATGCCGTCGATGGCGAGGAACATGGCGCTTACTTTAACTTGTAGGCCGCGAGTTCGATCGTTGCGATCGCGGCAAAGAGGGCGGACGGATCGCCCAGAGTCTTGCCCTCGGGCGAGACATCCGGCAGCGCCACGCGCGCCTCGTCCAGCGCGGCAACGGCCGTTTCGCCAAAGGCCTTCTCCGCCGCGTCGTCCTCGCCCGCCATGTGGGCTGCCTGCGCGCGGACGACCTCGACGAAGCCCCAGGCGTCCTGGTACTCGTGCAACTCGGCGATCTTGCCGTCCTTCACGCCTTCGCCATATTCGTCGGCGGCGTGACGAAGGATCGCCACCATCGCCTGCGCTTCGGCGGCTTCCGACGCCTTGGCATGGTCGCGCGCTTCTTCGATTTCCTTCAGAACGTCGGCGAGCGCGGCCTCCACGGCCTCCGCCGGTTTTCCGCCCTCCACCGCCTCGGCGAGCGCGGTCAGTTCCTCGGCGAAGCCTTCCGCCCCGAAATCGGCGAGGTGATAGGACAGTTCGTCGTAGATCTCGTCCTGGGGGTGCTTCATGTGGGTTGCGGCCTGATCCGCCAGGCCCGCGCGGTAAAGCGCGACGCCCGCGCGCAGATGGCCTTCGATGAGGCCGAGATCCATCAGGAAGTCGACCACTTCGTCGCCGGTCGCGGCGGTTCCGGATTCGCCGGCCTCACCGGCTTCGCCGCCTTCGGTCGCCTGCGCGAGCCAGAGTTTCTCGGGGCCGCCGGTCACGCCGCCGGCTGTAGCCTGGCCGGCGACGGCCATGCCGATCGCGGCGCCGGCAAGGGTCATCGTGGTCCAGCCATGCGGGCTGACACGGCGCGAGATTTTCGGGGATTCTGTCATTTGCGTCTCCTTCGGTCCTGTTGCGGCAGGCGTACGAGACACAGTGTGCGCCGTCAATTAAAAACTGACTGAAACGGTCGGAAATGAGTCCGGGCCGGAAATGCAGGGGGCGCGGCGCTCGGCCCCGACAGACCGCCTTTCGCCAGGCGCGAGATTGCCGAGAATGCCGGCATCGCCGCCGGTTCCCATCCGCCCCCAGGCTGGCTTACGGTACGCCAGCCCGCCTTTGCCTTAACGGAAAAATCCCGCCAGACCCTCAGATTTCAGCGATATTCAGCCAGACCCCGCCCTCCGGTCGAAGCGTCAGGATCAGCACGGGTCTCGGGTCGCGCCCCGGAACCGGCGTGAAGCGAAACCGGGCAAGAAGGGTGGCGAGCACGATCACCGCCTCCTGCAGCGCGAAGGACGCGCCGATGCAGATACGGGGCCCGCCGCCGAAGGGCAGGTAGGCGAAGCGGTCCACGGTTTTCGGATCGGCGAAACGGCCGGGATCGAAGCGGTGCGGATCGGGCCAGAGCGCGTGGTTCCGGTGGAGCGCATAGATCGGCAGCATCACCGTGTCGCCGGGCCGGACCTCACGCCCGCAAAGCGTGTCATGGGCGCGCGCGGTGCGGGACAGGAAGGCGGCGGGCGGGTAAAGGCGCAAAGTCTCGTCGACGATCTGCCGGCAGTAGGGCAGGGCGGGCAGGTCGGCCACCGTCGCGGCCCGGGTCCCGAGCGCTGCCTTGGCCTCCGCGCGCGCCCGGTCCTGCACGGCCGGATCGAAGGCGGAGAGATAGAGCGCCCAGGCCAGCGTCAGCGCCGTCGTTTCATGTCCCGCGACGATGAAGGTCAGAAGATTGTCGCGCAGTTCGGCCGTGTTCATCCGCCGCTTCGTCTCCGGATCCTCGCCGTCGAGAAGCAGGTCGAGAAGGTCCGGCACCTCGCACGGACCCGCGCCGCGCCGGTGCTCGATCGCCGCGTCGGCCATCGCCTTCATCGCCCGCATCGCCGGGGCGTTGACCATCCGCGACGGGCGCGGCACCCAGGCCGGCGCCCCGATGATGTCGAGGAGCGAGACCCGCGCGGAGCCGGCGATGTAGGCGTCGATGGCGCGGTGCACGCCGCTCCGGTCGAAGGCCTCGCCACCCGAAAAGGTGACGTCGGAAATCACCTCGAAAGTCGTCGTCACCATCTCGTCGTAAAGGTTCGCCGCGCGCCCGGTCTGCGCGGCGACCCGCCCGGCCGCGCGCCCGGCGGCAAGCGTCATCACCGGCGCCAGCGCCTGGACGTTCCGGACCGAAAAGGCCGGCGCCGCGGCGCGGCGCTGCCAGTGCCAGTGCGCGCCCTCGGCGATGAAGAGGCTGTCGCCGATCGCCGGGCCGAGGATCATCTTGGTCACGTCGGATTTCGGGTAATCCTCGACCCGGTCCTTGAGGATGCGGCGATTGGCGCCGGGATCCATCACCATGTGCCAGCGCTTCACCGTGCGGCCGGAGACCATCGGCTGCCGGGTCGCGATTTCGGGGATCAGTTCGAGGAGATTGCGCCGCCCGGTGCGGAAACTGTCCCAGACGCCCAGGGGGCGGGTGCCAAGCGGCACCTGGACGGGGGTGGCGGTGGGCTGTGGCATGTCCATGGGCAGACTCCGTGCGCGTCCTTAATATAAGGCCGGGGCGGGAACGGCCAAGTCCGGCC
It encodes the following:
- a CDS encoding cytochrome P450; its protein translation is MPQPTATPVQVPLGTRPLGVWDSFRTGRRNLLELIPEIATRQPMVSGRTVKRWHMVMDPGANRRILKDRVEDYPKSDVTKMILGPAIGDSLFIAEGAHWHWQRRAAAPAFSVRNVQALAPVMTLAAGRAAGRVAAQTGRAANLYDEMVTTTFEVISDVTFSGGEAFDRSGVHRAIDAYIAGSARVSLLDIIGAPAWVPRPSRMVNAPAMRAMKAMADAAIEHRRGAGPCEVPDLLDLLLDGEDPETKRRMNTAELRDNLLTFIVAGHETTALTLAWALYLSAFDPAVQDRARAEAKAALGTRAATVADLPALPYCRQIVDETLRLYPPAAFLSRTARAHDTLCGREVRPGDTVMLPIYALHRNHALWPDPHRFDPGRFADPKTVDRFAYLPFGGGPRICIGASFALQEAVIVLATLLARFRFTPVPGRDPRPVLILTLRPEGGVWLNIAEI